The Trichoplusia ni isolate ovarian cell line Hi5 unplaced genomic scaffold, tn1 tig00001950, whole genome shotgun sequence sequence TCACTATCGTCttgtaaaataacaaatcatttCTTAAGTATTACAACCGACATGCGACACCAGTGCTTAGGTAAGTTTCGTCAGCGACCCTAAGCTTCTTAATGCGTGGGGCACGAGAAATTGTCGAGTAGCGTGTAGGGCGCGTGCGGTAGGCGTCAGGCAGTGACGGGTGGCGTGCGCAGGCGCGGCGGACGAGGCGGAGCGCCGCTTGACGGTGGACGAGGGCGCGCCGCTCACCGTGGAGTGCGCGCTGCGGGTGGAGGAGCGCGCCGAGTGGCGGCTGGacggcgcgccgccgccgcccgacaTGCGGCCGGCCGGCGAGGCCGCGGGCGCCGGCCGCCTCACCGCGCGCCTGCGGGCGCCCGCCGCGCGGCCGCAGCACGCCGGCGTGTACACGTGCGCGCGCCAGCCCGCGCAGCGCATCCGCGTGCTGGTGCGA is a genomic window containing:
- the LOC113507404 gene encoding uncharacterized protein LOC113507404; this translates as MRRQFVMPLALLFIAFGVSSYAQSAADEAERRLTVDEGAPLTVECALRVEERAEWRLDGAPPPPDMRPAGEAAGAGRLTARLRAPAARPQHAGVYTCARQPAQRIRVLVRAAPAPAAQPGTARPLRT